A genome region from Candidatus Parcubacteria bacterium includes the following:
- the rplD gene encoding 50S ribosomal protein L4, whose product MKINLYNQKGEKKEEVELPKEIFEVAFNSDLVHQVVVSQMANRRQNSAHAKDRSEVKGGGRKPWRQKGTGRARVGSIRSPLWRGGGITFGPVKERDFKKIIPKKMKRKALFMVLSQKVKVKGLIILDELKIDKAKTREMKVIRDNLVKPDKKKIKSVLIALPKMDKNVILSARNIPKLATIQAKELNCLDILNYKYLIMPKESIKVIKETFVKS is encoded by the coding sequence ATGAAAATTAATCTTTACAATCAAAAAGGCGAGAAGAAAGAAGAAGTTGAATTGCCAAAAGAGATTTTTGAGGTTGCTTTTAATTCTGATTTGGTTCATCAGGTGGTTGTTTCGCAAATGGCAAACAGGCGGCAGAATAGCGCGCACGCTAAAGACAGAAGCGAGGTTAAAGGAGGCGGCAGAAAGCCGTGGAGGCAGAAAGGCACTGGCAGGGCAAGAGTAGGCTCTATCCGTTCGCCTTTATGGAGAGGAGGAGGCATTACTTTTGGTCCTGTTAAAGAGAGAGATTTTAAAAAAATAATTCCCAAGAAAATGAAAAGAAAAGCTCTTTTTATGGTTTTGAGCCAAAAAGTAAAAGTAAAAGGATTAATTATTTTAGATGAATTAAAAATTGATAAGGCGAAAACAAGAGAGATGAAAGTCATAAGAGATAATTTAGTCAAGCCAGATAAGAAAAAAATAAAGAGCGTTTTAATCGCTTTGCCAAAGATGGATAAAAATGTAATTTTATCAGCAAGAAATATTCCTAAATTAGCGACGATTCAAGCAAAAGAATTAAATTGCCTTGATATTTTAAATTATAAATATTTGATTATGCCGAAAGAGTCAATAAAAGTAATAAAAGAAACATTTGTAAAATCTTAA
- the rplC gene encoding 50S ribosomal protein L3, which produces MKFILGKKLEMSQFFDEKGKQVPITLIEAGPCYITQIKMQEKDKYEAIQIGFEKITKQKKIKKTMKGKEFKYIREFKPAFAKSLDNKQELKIGDKIDVSIFEQGDKVRISGISKGKGFQGAVKRWGFHGRNATHGVKHEQRTLGSVGSSFPERVIKGRKMPGRMGAERVTVKNLKIVKIDKDNNLLAVKGAIPGHRGTLLEIRV; this is translated from the coding sequence ATGAAATTTATTTTAGGAAAAAAATTGGAGATGAGTCAGTTTTTTGACGAAAAAGGCAAGCAGGTTCCAATAACTTTAATTGAGGCTGGACCTTGTTATATTACACAGATAAAAATGCAAGAAAAGGATAAATATGAAGCGATTCAGATTGGTTTTGAAAAAATTACCAAGCAAAAAAAAATTAAGAAAACTATGAAAGGAAAAGAGTTTAAATATATCAGAGAGTTTAAGCCCGCTTTCGCTAAATCTTTAGATAACAAACAGGAATTAAAAATAGGTGATAAGATAGATGTTTCAATTTTTGAACAAGGAGATAAAGTAAGAATTTCCGGTATTTCCAAGGGAAAAGGTTTTCAAGGAGCAGTGAAAAGATGGGGTTTCCATGGAAGAAATGCCACTCATGGAGTGAAGCATGAACAAAGAACATTAGGTTCAGTAGGAAGTTCTTTCCCGGAAAGGGTTATTAAGGGAAGAAAAATGCCTGGCAGAATGGGAGCTGAAAGAGTTACAGTTAAGAATTTAAAAATAGTCAAAATTGATAAAGATAATAATCTATTAGCAGTGAAAGGCGCAATACCAGGTCATCGCGGCACCTTGCTGGAAATCCGAGTATAG